Proteins co-encoded in one Carassius gibelio isolate Cgi1373 ecotype wild population from Czech Republic chromosome A15, carGib1.2-hapl.c, whole genome shotgun sequence genomic window:
- the LOC128028971 gene encoding osteocrin-like codes for MMGCGCVMLSGLLTLTLFHCSAEGLHVPQERSEYVESSVVEGRSVQRGQTEQKTSGAVNAKLLLHDQLVRLENDVIETKRKRSFPGSNTPLDRLSISNMDPKSNKQRKAVELPRRRVSNPIDRIGVGRLPSSRG; via the exons ATGATGGGCTGTGGATGTGTGATGCTCTCCGGTCTGCTGACACTGACCTTGTTCCACTGCAGTGCAGAAGGCCTTCACGTACCCCAAGAAAGATCAGAG TATGTGGAATCATCTGTTGTGGAGGGCCGCAGTGTCCAGCGAGGCCAAACCGAGCAGAAGACATCAGGAGCCGTGAACGCTAAACTCCTCCTGCACGACCAGCTGGTCCGACTGGAGAACGATGTCATTGAGACCAAGAGGAAACGGAGCTTTCCCGGATCCAACACGCCTCTTGATCGCCTGTCAATCAGCAATATGGATCCCAAAAGCAACAAGCAGAG GAAGGCCGTTGAGTTGCCAAGGCGACGAGTCAGCAATCCGATTGACCGGATTGGTGTAGGCCGTCTTCCCAGCAGCCGAGGATAG